The Streptomyces achromogenes DNA segment TCCCGGCTGTAGACGTCGTCGAGCAGCTGGGCGATCTCGTCCCGACCGTGCAGCACCCGGGGCTTGCTCGGCTGGGTGTTGTGGTCGACGAGCCGCAGTTCCGCGTCGTCGGCGTAGAGCGACAGAAGTGTCGCCGCGGTCTGTCCTTCAATGCCCTGGCGCAGCGCCTCGGTGTCGAAGGCGGAGCCTGCCGCGGTGCCCATGGTGACCTCCTCGGAGGGCAGCGGCCGAGGGGAGAGGTGCCGCCGGGCCCTCACCTTCGAGGCTCCTCCGCCGAGCCGGGCTCGGCAAGCGCAGCGGCCCGCTCCACCTGTCGGGTGAGCGCGGGCGTCCGGCCGTGTCCGCCGGACCGGTCACGGCGTTGCTGAGGGCATGATCTCCACTCGACGCATCGCCGCCCTCGCCGCCCTCGCCGCCGGGCTCACGGGCCTCGCGGCGCCCATGGCGAGCGCGGCCGACGCCCCGGACGCCGGCCGGCTCAACCCGATGACCGCGCTGGACTCGCTCGCGACCTCCCAGATCCCGGCGGAGCACCGCTCCGAACTCCCGCCCGTCTCAAGGCAGTTGGGCGAGCTCAACAAGGTGATCCCGCTCCAGCGGTTGAGCGAGCTGCACCAGGTCACCGACCTCGCCGCCCCCGTCACCGGGCTGCTCGGCTGAGCGCCGTATCTCTCCTCGTGGGGGCCGTCCGGAGCACCGGGCGGCCCCCGCACCCGTTCACGGTGTCCGCGCCCTCGGGCGATCAGTCGAGCGTAGGGTCGGCACAGGGACGGACGACCGCCGACGAAAGGGCAGCCCATGCCGCAGGAAGTACGCG contains these protein-coding regions:
- a CDS encoding nuclear transport factor 2 family protein, which gives rise to MGTAAGSAFDTEALRQGIEGQTAATLLSLYADDAELRLVDHNTQPSKPRVLHGRDEIAQLLDDVYSRDMTHKLEECIVQGDRAAYSESCRYPDGVRVLAESMITLRDGKIVEQTMIQAWDE